A window of Roseburia hominis A2-183 genomic DNA:
TGGAAAGCTGCCGGTCTTTGACTGCCTGGATGACACCTAATGCGAGGGTGTTATTTTCACATACAATAGCGCGAGGCGGTACAGGCTGTGTCAGCATATCAGAAGTAACAGAATAAGTGTGCTGCCAACTGGAATCGGTATTTCCGATACGGGCAGCCGGAATGTGAAAGCCTCTGTCTAACATGCCTGCCATAAATCCTTTTTGACGCTGGGCAGAAATATAATCGGTTTTGCGCTCTCCGATAAAGGCAACATCTGTATAACCACAGGCTATCATGTGGGCAGCGGCATATTCACCGGCAAGGGCGTGGTTGGTATCTACCCAGCATAAGCAGCTTTCAAAACTCGGATGTCCAATGATAATGTGTGGAAAGCCTGCATCCAGAATAAGATTTGCAATTTCTTTATTAATGGCAGAGCCGTGGATGATAAGACCATCGGAGGAACGGCTTGTGATAACTTCGCTGACTTTTTCTCCGGGATAGTGCTCTTCAGAAGTGTTGACAAGCGTTAGGGAATAGTTGTTTTCGGACAAGGTATGGTGTACGCCGCACATAATGTCAAACATATGCGGATTCCGATAAGCAGTATCTTTCTCCAGATTGGTAAGATAGACAATATTGGAAGTAGCACCTTTTGCAAAGTTTACAGCCCGGGAGTTAGGGGTATAATGAAGCTTTTCAATTGCTGCATGAACCTTTTCCACAGTGGCTGGGGATATGGTGGTCCAGTGATTTAAAACTTTAGAAACAGTGGATTTGGAAACACCGGCTTCATTGGCAACATCATTGATGGTAACAGACATAAAATACCTCCTAAAAAAATGTATAAATTTACAAATACAATATAGCGGTTTCCTAACAAAGTCAATCATTTTTGACAAATAAACATTGTAAACAATGGGAAGAAGTGATAGATATAGACTTAGCAAGAGGAACAAATTGCATGAAAAAAAGAAAATAAAGAAAACGGTTTCCTAAAGAAACCGGAAAACGGAGGTATTTTTATGAAGAAAAGGGTGTTGAGTCTGTTGCTCTGTACCGCAATGACAATCGGCGCATTATCCGGTTGTGGAAAAGATGCAGGAAAAGACGAAGGACAGACTACAGAAGTACTTGGAAATGATGCAGGGGATGAAATGACAGAAGTAAAAATCTGGCATGATGGGGATGAGAATATCATGCAGACCATTGCAGATTGTGCGAATGAGAAACTGGCAGAGGATAATATCAAGGTTACCTTTGAAAAGAAGAGTGGTCTGACCGACCAGCTTCAGTTATATGGAAATGATGAATCCAACGGACCGGATATGTATCTTTATGCACATGATTCATTGGGAACATTTGCAGAAATGGGAATTTTAGCTCCGATTACGGATGTTATCAGTGAGGATGTAATGGCAGATTTATTACCGATGACCGTAGAAGCAGGTAATTATAAGGATACCCAGTACCTGCTGCCGGTTTATTATGAGACATTGCTCTTTATGTATAATAAGGCAAGATGGGAAGGTGATGTGCCGGAAACAACAGATGAACTGTATGATTATATGGTAGCACATACCGATGTGGATGCAGGAACTTATGCACTGGTAAATCAGCATTCTACCGCATACAATGTGGCACCGGTGATCAATGGTTTTGGTGGATATATTATTGATAAGGATGCAGATCCTGGATTAAATACAAAGGAAACCAAGGATGCTATCGCGTACAATCAGAAATTTGCAGCATTGGAGGCAGATGGAGATTACAACACAGTAACTGCATTATTCAATGAAGGTCAGGCAGCAGCAATCATCGGTGGACCATGGCTGGTATCCGGAATCAAGGCGGCGGGCATTGACCTTGGTATTAAATCCTTAGCGGATTTTAAACTTCCGAATGGAAACGGACTGGCACCATATTCTGGTGTACAGAGCATTGGTGTCTTAAAATATGCAGCAGAAAATAAGAAAGAAGCAATTGCAAAAGCATTAGAGACAATTGCAAGCCCGGAAGTAGGTATTGCACTGGCGAATAAATCAAACTGTGCACCGGCAAACAGCAAAGCATATGATGATGCAGATGTTGCTGCAAATGAGATGATTATGGCAATGAAAGCAACTGCAGAAACTGCACAGCCTATGCCAAACATTCCTCAGATGAGCGTTATGTGGGGACCGGCAGAAGCATTTTTGGCGGCAGTCAACAAATCCGGGGAAGATATTGACACTGCAGCAGAAACTTATCAGCAGGAGGCATTGGATGCCATTGCTGATATGCAGTAAGAAGGAGTTTATTTAGAAGCAATAAAGAGGAAAATCAGGAAGAGAAGTGTGTATATGAAGATCAAACGGAAATTAACACCATGGCTTTACAGTATGCCGGCGCTGATATTGATTGGAATGGTTATTGTATTCCCAATTATTTATACGGGTTATATATCACTGACCAATATGAATCTTTTTCACTGGTCAAATTATGAATTTATCGGACTATCCAACTATAGCAGGGCATTATTAAAGGCAGACTCCGGTTTCCTTGGAGCACTGTTTACAACATTACTTTGGACCGCATTAAATATGGTGATACAGGTAGTTGTGGCATATTTTATTGCATTGGGATTTCAAGGAGAAGATTTCAAGGGAAAACGTGTATACAAGACCCTTTTGATGTTTCCGTGGGCAATGCCTGCATATGTGTCCATTCTTTTGTGGAGAGTAGGCATTTATAACACAGAGTTTGGTCTTCTGAATAAGATTCTGGTGGCACTTGGCTTTGGAAAGGTAAATTTCCTTTCCACCAATGTGCCGGCATTTCTCTCCTGTATGACCTTAAACCTGTGGATGGCATTGCCGTTTATGATTATGATGATAGACGGTGCACTGTCCAGCATTGACCGCAGCTATTATGAAAGCGCAGAACTGGATGGAGCAGGTTTCTGGTCAAAGAACATCCATATTACCGTTCCGGCAATGAAAGGAATTATTGCACCGGCGGTTATTATGACGACATTTACCACATTTAAGCAGTTTGATATCGTATATCTTCTTACGATGCAGAAGGGAGCATATTCAGGAGCAACCTTACAAACCGTAATTACCTATGCACAGCAGAATGCGTTTGTTTCAAATAACTATGGGCTGTCCTCTGCGGTATCCATGATTATCTTTTTCCTCATCATGGTATTTTCGCTGTTTACCAATCGAGGGGTAAAGGAGAAAAATTATGACTAAGAAAAAGAGAAAACAGATTTTACAGCGTAGCGGATTACATATTTTTTATATTATACTGTGTCTGCTGGCACTGGTGCCGATTTTATATGCGTTGAATCTTTCCTTTGAAAGGGGAAGTGGAGCATTGTCCTCTGGATTATCTTTGTTTCCAAAGGAATTTACACTGGATAATTATAAAAATATACTGACGCAGAAGCCGTTTTTGCGGTGGTTTTATAACTCTGCCGTATTAAGCTTCTTTACAATGGTCATTGCTATCGGATTTGCCGTGGTGTCATCTTATGCATTTTCAAGATACCGTTTTAAAGGAAGAAATGGCATTTTAAAATTACTGCTTCTCTTAAATGCATTCCCACAGATCCTGTCCATGTTTGCATTATTCCGTCTTTTAAAACAGATGAATATGCTGGACACGAAACTGGGACTGGTGATTATTTATGCGGGAAGCATGTGCATCTTCTCTATCTGGAATATGAAGGGGTATTTTGATACCATTCCGGTAGAAATTGAAGAAGCATCGAAAATTGACGGTGCATCGGATTTCCAGCTGCTGTGGAAGGTAGTAATGCCGCTGGCTCGTCCGGCAATCATTGTAACTTCTGTGATGGTACTTATTTTTGTATGGAATGAATATCTGTTTTCCACAACATTTCTACTGAATGAAAACAGTTATACACTGGCAGGTGGATTATATCAGTTACAGTCCAGCGATTACACCAGAAGCTGGGGAATGTTTTCCGCAGCCGCTATCCTGGTATCTGTTCCAGTGCTGATTATTTTCTTCTGTATACAAAAGTATATGGTATCCGGTCTTACTGCAGGTGGTGTGAAAGGATAGAAATAAAATGGAAAAAGAAGCAATTTTGCATATTCCACTGTCACAATTTGCCTTTGCAGAAAAAGAAGACCGGCTGGTAATAAGAATCCGTTGTAAAAAGGACGATTTAAAACGGTGCGTGCTGTATTGGGGAGACCGGGTGGCGATGGAAGAGCCACTTCCGGTGAAACAAAGTGAAATGGAACATGTGGCATCCGATATGCTTTATGATTATTATGAAGTTAAGATTACATCTCCGTATACCAGGGTATGCTATTATTTCCGGTTAGAGGACGATACAGAAAGCCTTTATTATTATGGAAGAGGATTTGCAGAGAAACTGTCCTGTGGCAGGGCAGAATATTTTCAGTTTCCATATATTCGAAGAGAGGATATTTTAGATATCCCGGAGTGGGCAGAAGACATTGTTATGTATCATATTTTCCCGGACAGTTTTGCAAATGACAGACGGGAACTGAAGGAAAAAGCGACAAGGCATATGCTTTTGCCGGATGAAAAAAGCGACAGCAATGGAAAAATTTTACCGGACCGGATTTGCAAGAATCATCTGGGTGGTACACTGAAAGGAATTTGTGAAAACCTTGACTATATCGAAAAGCTTGGAATTAACTGCATTTATCTGAATCCGATTTTTGAAGCGGCGTCTTATCATAAATATGATACCATTGATTATTTTGAAATCGACCCCTGTCTTGGAAATAAAGTGGATTTAAAAGAACTGGTGCAGCAGTGCCACAAGAGAGGAATCCGTGTTATTTTAGATGGTGTATTTAATCATTGTGGAGCAGATTTCTTTGCATTCCGGGATGTGCGGCAGAAGGGAAAAGCATCAAGATATTATAACTGGTTTTATTATCTGCCGGAAACGATACAGTACGCTGATCCGCCGGATTATGAGGCGTTTGCCTATGTAAAGGAAATGCCAAAGCTTAATACCGGAAATCCTGAAGTGGTGGAGTACCTTTGCAATGTTGGAACTTACTGGATTCGGGAAGCAGACATTGACGGCTGGCGCTTGGATGTGGCAAATGAAATCAATCATGAATTCTGGAGAACCTTCCGTCATGCGGTGAGAGCAGTAAAAGAGGATTTATTTCTAATAGGCGAAATCTGGGAAGAAGCAGGCATCTGGCTTCAGGGAGACCAGTTTGATTCTACGATGAATTATACTTTTTCTTATCTGTGCCGGGATTTTTTTGGAAAGGGAGAACTTTCGGTCAGTGAATTTGATGCCCAGATGCAGCAGATGATTTACCGCTACCCATGGCAGGTGAGTCTGGCACAGATGAATTTTCTGGATTCCCATGATATTCCGAGATTTTTAAGCTATTGCAATGGAAATAGAAAGAGAATGGAGCTGGCATTTTTCTATCTCTTTATGGGGGTGGGCGTGCCATCGGTATTCTATGGGGATGAAGTGTATATCGAGGGAATGAAAGAGCTGGAGTATCGGGCAGCCATGGACTGGCAGGCAGTAATG
This region includes:
- a CDS encoding LacI family DNA-binding transcriptional regulator, which codes for MSVTINDVANEAGVSKSTVSKVLNHWTTISPATVEKVHAAIEKLHYTPNSRAVNFAKGATSNIVYLTNLEKDTAYRNPHMFDIMCGVHHTLSENNYSLTLVNTSEEHYPGEKVSEVITSRSSDGLIIHGSAINKEIANLILDAGFPHIIIGHPSFESCLCWVDTNHALAGEYAAAHMIACGYTDVAFIGERKTDYISAQRQKGFMAGMLDRGFHIPAARIGNTDSSWQHTYSVTSDMLTQPVPPRAIVCENNTLALGVIQAVKDRQLSIPDDIAILTFDVYPYSSIIDPQLTIVDINVYDTGVQAGSMMIRKLQNPELLIQSYTTLPVIIQGESTRPLT
- a CDS encoding sugar ABC transporter permease, which encodes MTKKKRKQILQRSGLHIFYIILCLLALVPILYALNLSFERGSGALSSGLSLFPKEFTLDNYKNILTQKPFLRWFYNSAVLSFFTMVIAIGFAVVSSYAFSRYRFKGRNGILKLLLLLNAFPQILSMFALFRLLKQMNMLDTKLGLVIIYAGSMCIFSIWNMKGYFDTIPVEIEEASKIDGASDFQLLWKVVMPLARPAIIVTSVMVLIFVWNEYLFSTTFLLNENSYTLAGGLYQLQSSDYTRSWGMFSAAAILVSVPVLIIFFCIQKYMVSGLTAGGVKG
- a CDS encoding carbohydrate ABC transporter permease, with the translated sequence MKIKRKLTPWLYSMPALILIGMVIVFPIIYTGYISLTNMNLFHWSNYEFIGLSNYSRALLKADSGFLGALFTTLLWTALNMVIQVVVAYFIALGFQGEDFKGKRVYKTLLMFPWAMPAYVSILLWRVGIYNTEFGLLNKILVALGFGKVNFLSTNVPAFLSCMTLNLWMALPFMIMMIDGALSSIDRSYYESAELDGAGFWSKNIHITVPAMKGIIAPAVIMTTFTTFKQFDIVYLLTMQKGAYSGATLQTVITYAQQNAFVSNNYGLSSAVSMIIFFLIMVFSLFTNRGVKEKNYD
- a CDS encoding glycoside hydrolase family 13 protein → MEKEAILHIPLSQFAFAEKEDRLVIRIRCKKDDLKRCVLYWGDRVAMEEPLPVKQSEMEHVASDMLYDYYEVKITSPYTRVCYYFRLEDDTESLYYYGRGFAEKLSCGRAEYFQFPYIRREDILDIPEWAEDIVMYHIFPDSFANDRRELKEKATRHMLLPDEKSDSNGKILPDRICKNHLGGTLKGICENLDYIEKLGINCIYLNPIFEAASYHKYDTIDYFEIDPCLGNKVDLKELVQQCHKRGIRVILDGVFNHCGADFFAFRDVRQKGKASRYYNWFYYLPETIQYADPPDYEAFAYVKEMPKLNTGNPEVVEYLCNVGTYWIREADIDGWRLDVANEINHEFWRTFRHAVRAVKEDLFLIGEIWEEAGIWLQGDQFDSTMNYTFSYLCRDFFGKGELSVSEFDAQMQQMIYRYPWQVSLAQMNFLDSHDIPRFLSYCNGNRKRMELAFFYLFMGVGVPSVFYGDEVYIEGMKELEYRAAMDWQAVMEQQIENNRLQGNLAEKFSCWIVLRKEHVALRKGNYRTIYCNDITGAYVFSRSFGDDKVLIFLNTGTGSVTLTSVEVPQLQKKKIILSSYEGKLLAVL
- a CDS encoding extracellular solute-binding protein yields the protein MKKRVLSLLLCTAMTIGALSGCGKDAGKDEGQTTEVLGNDAGDEMTEVKIWHDGDENIMQTIADCANEKLAEDNIKVTFEKKSGLTDQLQLYGNDESNGPDMYLYAHDSLGTFAEMGILAPITDVISEDVMADLLPMTVEAGNYKDTQYLLPVYYETLLFMYNKARWEGDVPETTDELYDYMVAHTDVDAGTYALVNQHSTAYNVAPVINGFGGYIIDKDADPGLNTKETKDAIAYNQKFAALEADGDYNTVTALFNEGQAAAIIGGPWLVSGIKAAGIDLGIKSLADFKLPNGNGLAPYSGVQSIGVLKYAAENKKEAIAKALETIASPEVGIALANKSNCAPANSKAYDDADVAANEMIMAMKATAETAQPMPNIPQMSVMWGPAEAFLAAVNKSGEDIDTAAETYQQEALDAIADMQ